One genomic window of Niveibacterium sp. SC-1 includes the following:
- the lepB gene encoding signal peptidase I: MDFALILFILSVVTGVLWALDRFVMRKRRAADAGEPVWVEWGAGFFPILLAIFLLRSFVMEPFRIPSGSMIPTLLVGDFILVNKYAYGIRLPVLDKKVIDIDSPKRGDVVVFRYPLNPSQDYIKRVVGLPGDTVEYFGKRLKVNGEEMPLVAQGDYLHADRLQYSKRFNETLSGVQHAILNDTDAPDYVPPQQRLPFQGQESCVYTSQGVRCTVPPGHYFMMGDNRDQSADSRFWGFVPDENLRGRAFFIWFNFSDLKRIGRFH; the protein is encoded by the coding sequence GTGGATTTCGCTCTGATTCTGTTCATCCTGTCGGTCGTAACCGGCGTCCTCTGGGCGCTCGACCGATTCGTCATGCGCAAGCGCCGGGCCGCCGACGCGGGCGAGCCCGTTTGGGTAGAGTGGGGGGCGGGTTTCTTCCCCATCCTGTTGGCGATCTTCCTGCTACGTTCCTTTGTCATGGAGCCTTTCCGGATCCCTTCGGGCTCGATGATCCCGACCCTGCTCGTCGGCGACTTCATCCTGGTGAACAAGTACGCCTACGGCATCCGTCTGCCGGTGCTGGACAAGAAGGTGATCGACATCGATTCGCCGAAGCGTGGCGACGTAGTGGTTTTCCGCTATCCCCTGAACCCGTCGCAGGACTACATCAAGCGTGTGGTTGGCTTGCCTGGCGATACTGTCGAGTACTTCGGCAAGCGACTCAAGGTGAATGGCGAGGAAATGCCCCTGGTCGCACAGGGCGACTATCTGCATGCCGATCGACTGCAGTATTCGAAGCGTTTCAACGAGACCTTGTCGGGCGTCCAGCACGCCATCCTGAACGACACCGACGCGCCCGACTACGTGCCGCCGCAGCAGCGGCTGCCGTTCCAGGGCCAGGAGAGCTGCGTCTATACTAGCCAGGGCGTCCGCTGCACCGTGCCGCCGGGCCACTACTTCATGATGGGGGACAACCGCGACCAGAGCGCCGACTCCCGCTTCTGGGGGTTCGTGCCCGACGAGAACCTTCGCGGTCGCGCCTTTTTCATCTGGTTCAATTTCAGTGACCTGAAGCGCATTGGTCGCTTCCACTAA
- the recO gene encoding DNA repair protein RecO yields MSGTKVEHQSAFLLQAHPWRETSLVVDVFSRDAGRLSMVAKGARRPQSQLRGVLMAFQPLLVSWSGRGEVKTLTSAEWTGGQPLLAGAALMCGYYVNELLARLLPREDPHPALFDRYCDLLKGLSRGQPQDLLLRRFELALLRELGYAPTLDHDVAGEPVDPAADYVFIIEQGPSRATPQAGDLPHIGGQALLDLAQERLDAPETLAQAKGLMRRLIQHLIGAHALESRRIFMELQEL; encoded by the coding sequence ATGAGTGGTACGAAGGTCGAGCATCAGTCGGCCTTTCTCCTGCAGGCGCATCCCTGGCGCGAGACCAGTTTGGTGGTCGACGTCTTCTCGCGCGACGCGGGGCGCTTGTCGATGGTGGCCAAAGGGGCGAGGCGGCCCCAGTCCCAGTTGCGCGGCGTGCTGATGGCCTTTCAGCCCCTGCTCGTGAGCTGGAGCGGCCGGGGCGAAGTGAAGACCCTGACTTCCGCGGAGTGGACCGGCGGTCAACCGCTGCTGGCCGGCGCGGCCCTGATGTGCGGCTACTACGTGAACGAATTGCTGGCGCGCCTGCTCCCGCGTGAAGATCCGCACCCGGCGCTTTTCGATCGTTACTGTGACCTGCTCAAAGGCTTGAGCCGCGGCCAGCCGCAGGACCTGTTGCTAAGACGCTTTGAGCTCGCGCTCTTGCGGGAGCTGGGCTACGCGCCGACGCTCGATCATGATGTCGCTGGCGAGCCGGTCGATCCCGCCGCGGACTACGTCTTTATAATCGAGCAAGGCCCTTCGCGAGCCACGCCACAGGCGGGCGATCTGCCCCACATCGGAGGCCAGGCGCTGCTCGATCTCGCCCAGGAACGACTGGATGCCCCCGAGACGCTGGCCCAGGCCAAGGGCTTGATGCGTCGGCTCATCCAGCATCTGATTGGCGCCCACGCACTCGAGTCGCGGCGCATCTTCATGGAGTTGCAAGAACTGTGA
- the rpoE gene encoding RNA polymerase sigma factor RpoE has protein sequence MSDRQVDQQLVERAQRGDKQAFGLLVAKYQRKLVRLLSRMIRDPAEVEDVAQEAFIKAYRALPAFRGESAFYTWLYRIGINTAKNWLVSNGRRVPTTTEIMSEDAEGYSDAELLRDIDTPERLLLTKQIGETVNIAMDGLPEELRTAIVLREIEGLSYEEIAAAMDCPIGTVRSRIFRAREAIAERLRPLLETSPDKRW, from the coding sequence ATGAGTGATCGTCAGGTTGATCAACAACTGGTCGAGCGCGCGCAGCGCGGCGACAAGCAGGCGTTCGGCCTGCTGGTGGCCAAGTATCAGCGCAAGCTCGTCCGGCTGTTGTCACGCATGATTCGGGATCCGGCAGAAGTAGAGGACGTCGCCCAGGAAGCCTTCATCAAGGCCTATCGTGCCTTGCCCGCTTTCCGTGGCGAGAGCGCCTTCTACACCTGGCTGTACCGGATCGGCATCAACACGGCAAAGAACTGGCTGGTTTCCAATGGGCGTCGCGTGCCGACCACCACGGAAATCATGTCGGAGGATGCCGAAGGCTACAGCGATGCCGAATTGTTGCGTGATATCGATACGCCTGAGCGCCTGCTGCTCACAAAGCAGATAGGCGAGACAGTGAACATTGCGATGGACGGCCTGCCGGAAGAACTTCGGACCGCCATCGTGTTGAGGGAAATCGAGGGTTTGAGTTACGAGGAAATCGCTGCGGCGATGGATTGTCCAATCGGGACTGTCCGCTCGCGCATTTTTCGTGCGCGCGAGGCGATCGCTGAGCGTTTGCGGCCGCTGTTGGAGACAAGCCCGGATAAGAGGTGGTAA
- a CDS encoding sigma-E factor negative regulatory protein, which translates to MDDRISALLDGELDDAGTAAALDVLRAEPEARRQWQMACLIGDTLREGRVGTPDMVDAVMTRLEREPTVLAPVAEREAVIARAPANDTSWRRVMSIAAAVMGIVVVAWSASRFQEPMSPVAAFAKAGVAPAVARVASATEGDATRAYLLAHQAYAGGAASPGVASYVRTASVQTSDTPQ; encoded by the coding sequence ATGGATGATCGGATTTCTGCGCTGCTGGACGGCGAACTGGATGATGCCGGAACGGCAGCTGCGCTGGATGTGCTTCGAGCCGAGCCCGAAGCGCGCCGGCAATGGCAGATGGCTTGTTTGATCGGCGATACGCTGCGCGAAGGCCGTGTCGGCACGCCCGACATGGTCGATGCCGTGATGACGCGCCTGGAGCGCGAACCGACCGTGTTGGCGCCCGTTGCCGAGCGTGAGGCTGTGATCGCCCGTGCACCGGCGAATGACACTTCCTGGCGTCGCGTGATGTCCATCGCCGCGGCTGTCATGGGTATCGTCGTAGTGGCCTGGTCGGCATCGCGCTTCCAGGAGCCCATGAGTCCGGTTGCCGCCTTCGCCAAAGCCGGCGTGGCTCCTGCCGTGGCGCGTGTTGCCAGCGCGACCGAGGGCGATGCCACACGCGCTTATCTGCTTGCACATCAAGCCTACGCCGGCGGCGCCGCCTCTCCGGGCGTGGCCAGTTATGTGCGCACGGCCAGCGTTCAGACCAGCGACACGCCCCAATGA
- a CDS encoding pyridoxine 5'-phosphate synthase: MIELGVNIDHIATVRQARRTYEPDPVWAAVEAHLGGADGITVHLREDRRHIQDEDVRRLRELTHIKLNLEMAATDEMVDIACRLKPEMAMLVPEGRQEVTTEGGLDIVANEARIHAAIAKLSAAGIQSSVFIDAELPQVKAAARVGARVCEIHTGPYAEAFHHKGRDARSPAVLAELEKIRQAGHAIVDLGMRFNAGHALNYFNVQPIAALPEIRELHIGHAIISRAVFVGMREAVREMKRLMRESASDPHLFAR, encoded by the coding sequence GTGATCGAACTCGGCGTCAACATCGACCATATCGCCACCGTGCGCCAAGCGCGCCGTACCTACGAACCCGACCCTGTGTGGGCGGCGGTTGAAGCCCATCTGGGCGGAGCCGACGGGATCACGGTGCACTTGCGCGAAGACAGACGCCACATCCAGGACGAGGACGTCCGGCGTTTGCGTGAGCTCACCCATATCAAGCTGAACCTCGAGATGGCGGCGACCGACGAGATGGTGGACATCGCCTGCCGACTCAAGCCCGAGATGGCAATGCTGGTGCCCGAAGGGCGTCAGGAGGTCACTACCGAGGGCGGGCTCGATATCGTCGCCAACGAAGCCCGCATTCATGCGGCGATCGCCAAGCTCTCGGCCGCGGGCATCCAGAGCAGCGTGTTTATCGACGCGGAATTGCCCCAGGTGAAGGCGGCCGCGCGTGTGGGCGCACGCGTCTGCGAGATCCACACCGGCCCCTATGCCGAGGCCTTCCACCACAAGGGCCGCGATGCGCGCAGCCCGGCCGTGCTGGCCGAGCTCGAGAAGATCCGCCAGGCCGGCCATGCGATCGTGGACCTGGGCATGCGTTTTAACGCCGGGCATGCGTTGAACTACTTCAATGTGCAGCCGATCGCGGCGCTCCCCGAAATTCGCGAGCTGCATATTGGCCACGCGATCATCAGCCGCGCCGTTTTCGTCGGCATGCGCGAGGCCGTGCGCGAGATGAAGCGCCTGATGCGCGAGTCCGCTTCGGACCCGCATCTGTTCGCGCGCTGA
- the lepA gene encoding translation elongation factor 4, with amino-acid sequence MQHIRNFSIIAHIDHGKSTLADRLIQRCGGLSDREMEAQVLDSMDIERERGITIKAQTAALSYLARDGQRYNLNLIDTPGHVDFSYEVSRSLAACEGALLVVDASQGVEAQTVANCYTALEQGVDVVPVLNKMDLPQADPDAARQEVEDVIGIDATDAIPCSAKTGMGIDDILEAIIARVPAPQGKPEGPLKALIIDSWFDNYVGVVMLVRVVDGALRPKDKILFMSTGAQHLCEQVGVFTPKSLSREALKAGEVGFVIAGIKELTSARVGDTITLANAPAVEPLEGFKEIKPQVFAGLYPVEASEYDQLRESLEKLRLNDASLQFEPEVSQALGFGFRCGFLGLLHMEIVQERLEREFDMDLITTAPTVVYEVVLNSGDVLRVENPAKLPEVSKMAEVREPIISTTIFVPQDYLGPVMTLCNAKRGNQVDMHYHGRQVKLVYDMPMAEVVMDFFDKLKSVSRGYASLDYEFKEYRAADVVKLDVLVAGEKVDALSVIVHRANSQYRGRELAAKLRELIPRQMFDVAVQAAIGSHIIARETIKALRKNVLAKCYGGDITRKKKLLEKQKEGKRRMKQVGNVEIPQDAFLAVLRTDDK; translated from the coding sequence ATGCAGCACATACGCAACTTCTCCATCATCGCCCACATCGACCACGGCAAAAGCACGCTGGCCGATCGACTGATCCAGCGCTGCGGCGGCCTCTCCGACCGCGAGATGGAGGCTCAGGTGCTCGACTCCATGGATATCGAGCGTGAGCGGGGCATCACGATCAAGGCGCAGACGGCGGCCTTGAGCTACCTCGCCCGCGACGGCCAGCGCTACAACCTCAACCTCATCGACACCCCGGGGCACGTCGACTTCTCCTACGAAGTCAGCCGCTCGCTCGCCGCCTGCGAGGGCGCGCTGCTGGTGGTCGACGCGTCCCAGGGGGTCGAGGCGCAGACGGTGGCCAACTGCTACACGGCGCTCGAGCAGGGCGTGGACGTCGTGCCCGTTCTCAACAAGATGGACCTGCCGCAGGCCGATCCGGACGCCGCGCGCCAGGAAGTGGAGGACGTGATCGGTATCGATGCGACCGACGCGATTCCCTGTAGCGCCAAAACGGGCATGGGCATCGACGACATCCTCGAGGCGATCATCGCGCGGGTGCCTGCGCCCCAAGGCAAGCCGGAAGGCCCGCTCAAGGCACTGATCATCGATTCCTGGTTCGACAACTACGTCGGCGTCGTGATGCTGGTGCGGGTGGTCGACGGGGCGCTGCGCCCCAAGGACAAGATCCTGTTCATGAGCACCGGTGCCCAGCATCTGTGCGAACAGGTGGGCGTATTCACGCCCAAGTCGCTGTCGCGCGAGGCGCTCAAGGCGGGTGAAGTCGGCTTTGTCATCGCGGGTATCAAGGAACTCACCAGCGCGCGCGTGGGCGACACGATCACCCTGGCCAATGCGCCCGCGGTCGAGCCGCTCGAAGGCTTCAAGGAGATCAAGCCGCAGGTCTTCGCCGGTCTCTATCCGGTGGAGGCGAGCGAATACGACCAGTTGCGCGAATCGCTTGAAAAGCTGCGCCTGAACGACGCCTCGCTGCAGTTCGAGCCCGAGGTGTCACAGGCACTGGGTTTCGGTTTTCGCTGCGGCTTCCTTGGGCTTTTGCACATGGAGATCGTGCAGGAGCGCCTGGAGCGCGAGTTCGACATGGATCTCATTACCACGGCGCCGACGGTGGTCTATGAGGTCGTGCTCAACAGTGGCGATGTCCTGCGGGTCGAGAACCCGGCGAAGCTGCCCGAGGTGTCGAAAATGGCCGAGGTTCGCGAGCCCATCATCTCGACCACGATCTTCGTGCCGCAGGACTACCTCGGCCCGGTTATGACACTGTGCAATGCGAAGCGTGGTAACCAGGTCGACATGCACTACCACGGCCGGCAGGTGAAGCTTGTCTATGACATGCCGATGGCCGAGGTGGTCATGGACTTCTTCGACAAGCTCAAATCAGTTTCGCGCGGCTATGCGTCGCTCGACTACGAGTTCAAGGAGTACCGCGCGGCCGACGTCGTGAAGCTCGATGTGCTGGTGGCGGGTGAGAAGGTGGACGCGCTCTCGGTGATCGTCCACCGCGCCAACTCGCAATACCGGGGGCGCGAGCTGGCAGCCAAGCTGCGTGAGCTGATTCCGCGCCAAATGTTCGATGTGGCGGTGCAGGCGGCAATCGGCTCACACATCATTGCGCGCGAGACCATCAAGGCGCTGCGCAAGAACGTGCTCGCCAAGTGCTATGGCGGTGACATCACGCGCAAGAAGAAACTTCTGGAAAAACAGAAGGAAGGCAAGCGCCGCATGAAGCAGGTGGGCAACGTGGAGATCCCGCAGGATGCCTTCCTTGCCGTGTTGCGCACCGACGACAAATAA
- a CDS encoding MucB/RseB C-terminal domain-containing protein produces MFCAALALWAGQAMADAQPDAYRWLSRMASSSQRLCYTGTFVYQAGKRIETSRIAHRSDKNGEYERLESLDGAPREIVRSNQDVKVYFPRERMVVADRVTRPRFPALNIFSPTVLADHYLITLGGEDRVAGLTARQLVLKPRDDLRYGHEFWIEPESGLLLKSQLIDAQGDVVEQFAFSEVSLGPSVDQERLRSRFASEAGGWREVNASGEPLRAEDNDWLFKSAPAGFKQVSVVRRVLKQGGVEAVHAIFSDGLATVSVFVEPIDSGRPAPSLGESHAGPTQIFKRKLGNDVLVTALGEVPPQTVRRVAEGVEARPQ; encoded by the coding sequence ATGTTCTGCGCCGCCCTCGCGCTGTGGGCGGGTCAGGCCATGGCCGACGCGCAGCCGGACGCCTACCGCTGGCTGTCGCGCATGGCTTCGTCTTCGCAACGCCTGTGCTACACCGGCACGTTCGTGTATCAGGCAGGCAAGCGCATCGAGACTTCGCGGATCGCTCACCGCAGCGACAAGAACGGCGAATACGAACGTCTGGAGTCCCTGGACGGCGCGCCGCGCGAGATCGTGCGTTCGAATCAGGACGTGAAGGTCTACTTCCCACGCGAACGCATGGTGGTTGCCGACCGGGTGACGCGTCCCCGCTTTCCGGCCCTCAATATCTTCTCGCCCACCGTCCTGGCTGACCATTACCTCATCACCCTGGGTGGCGAGGACCGCGTGGCGGGTCTGACGGCGCGTCAGCTGGTACTCAAGCCGCGGGACGATCTGCGGTACGGCCATGAATTCTGGATCGAGCCTGAGAGCGGGCTTCTGCTCAAGTCACAGCTCATCGATGCCCAGGGCGATGTGGTTGAGCAGTTCGCCTTCTCTGAAGTCAGCCTGGGGCCGAGCGTGGATCAGGAGCGCCTACGCTCGCGTTTTGCTTCGGAGGCGGGCGGCTGGCGCGAGGTGAATGCCAGCGGTGAGCCGCTGCGCGCCGAAGACAACGACTGGCTCTTCAAGTCGGCGCCGGCGGGCTTCAAGCAGGTGAGCGTGGTGCGTCGCGTCTTGAAGCAAGGCGGCGTGGAAGCGGTGCACGCGATCTTCTCCGATGGTCTGGCCACCGTTTCTGTTTTCGTGGAACCGATCGACTCCGGCCGACCGGCGCCTTCTCTGGGCGAGAGTCACGCCGGACCGACCCAGATCTTCAAGCGCAAACTGGGCAACGATGTGCTCGTCACCGCACTTGGTGAGGTCCCGCCCCAGACCGTGCGGCGGGTGGCAGAGGGCGTCGAGGCCCGCCCGCAATGA
- the acpS gene encoding holo-ACP synthase — protein MIVGVGTDLVAIARVRASLERHGDAFAERILAPAEFVEYATVHDKARLVAKRFAAKEAFAKAFGTGLRAPATLHAIAVGHDALGKPLFQFDDALATAMRERGWRAHLSISDEKENVVAFAVIEAMPAVSGV, from the coding sequence ATGATCGTCGGCGTTGGAACCGACCTTGTTGCGATCGCCCGCGTACGGGCGTCACTCGAGCGACATGGCGACGCTTTTGCCGAGCGCATTCTCGCGCCCGCGGAGTTCGTCGAGTACGCGACGGTGCACGACAAGGCGCGCCTGGTGGCCAAGCGCTTCGCGGCCAAAGAAGCCTTCGCCAAGGCTTTCGGTACGGGCCTGCGTGCCCCCGCGACCCTGCATGCGATCGCCGTGGGGCACGACGCGCTGGGCAAGCCCTTGTTCCAGTTCGACGACGCCCTTGCGACGGCGATGCGCGAGCGCGGTTGGCGCGCCCATCTTTCCATCAGCGACGAGAAGGAAAACGTCGTCGCGTTTGCAGTGATCGAGGCGATGCCCGCCGTCTCCGGAGTTTGA
- the era gene encoding GTPase Era, with protein MTESSTAQPGFRTGFLAIVGRPNVGKSTLLNRLIGQKLSIVSRKAQTTRHRVTGVLTEDAHQFVFVDTPGFQKKHSNAMNRAMNRSVTQALADVDVVLFVIEAGKFTDADREVLRLLPESVPAILVINKVDRLADKTKLLPFIAQLAAEREFAAVVPLSAETGANAEELLKACGPLLPEQDPIFDADDVTDRSERFLAAEFIREKLFRLLGDELPYGLAVEVEKFEVEGALRRIFAAIVVDRDSQKPMVIGRGGEKLKRIGTDARKELETLFGGPVYLELWVKVKGGWADDERALKSLGFE; from the coding sequence ATGACTGAATCCAGTACCGCCCAGCCGGGTTTTCGCACCGGCTTCCTTGCCATCGTCGGCCGTCCGAACGTCGGCAAGTCCACCCTGCTCAATCGCCTGATCGGCCAAAAGCTGTCCATCGTGTCGCGCAAGGCGCAGACGACCCGCCATCGCGTGACAGGGGTGCTGACCGAGGACGCGCATCAATTCGTCTTCGTCGACACGCCGGGCTTCCAGAAGAAGCACTCCAACGCCATGAACCGCGCGATGAACCGCAGCGTGACCCAAGCGCTGGCGGACGTGGATGTCGTGCTGTTCGTGATCGAGGCCGGCAAGTTCACGGACGCCGATCGCGAGGTGCTCCGACTGCTGCCGGAGAGCGTGCCGGCCATCCTGGTGATCAACAAGGTCGACCGGCTTGCCGACAAGACCAAGCTGTTGCCCTTCATCGCCCAGCTCGCGGCCGAGCGGGAATTCGCCGCCGTGGTGCCGCTTTCGGCCGAGACCGGCGCCAACGCCGAGGAGCTGCTCAAGGCCTGCGGCCCGTTACTGCCCGAACAGGATCCGATCTTCGACGCGGATGACGTGACCGACCGCAGCGAGCGGTTCCTCGCCGCCGAATTCATCCGCGAGAAGCTCTTCCGCCTTCTGGGTGACGAGTTGCCCTATGGCCTCGCCGTCGAGGTCGAGAAGTTCGAAGTCGAAGGCGCCTTGCGACGGATCTTTGCCGCCATCGTGGTCGATCGCGATAGCCAGAAGCCCATGGTGATCGGTCGTGGCGGCGAGAAACTCAAGCGCATCGGCACCGACGCCCGCAAGGAGCTCGAAACCCTTTTCGGCGGTCCGGTCTATCTGGAGCTCTGGGTCAAGGTAAAGGGCGGCTGGGCGGACGACGAGCGCGCGCTCAAGAGCCTGGGCTTCGAATAG
- a CDS encoding DegQ family serine endoprotease: MTSAGWARQAWFVCLLLLAAPAAFARDLPDLAGLVEKFGPAVVNVSTVSTHRSRRDDEEMQDFLRRFGPRHPPIPRDEESESLGSGFIISADGYILTNAHVIESADEIVVRLVDKREFRARVIGADKRTDVAVIKIDATNLPRVNLGDPKAMRVGDWVLAIGSPFGFEHSVTAGIVSAKGRSLPDETLVPFIQTDVAINPGNSGGPLFNMKGEVIGVNSQIYSETGGFMGLSFAIPIDVAIDVHNQLRSTGKVTRGRVGVVIQEVTRDVADSFGLKNAVGALVSSVEKGGPADKAGVLVGDVILRFEGKAIEDSVDLPRVVGASRPGAKAVMQIWRQGAARDLSVVVAQLPDEDSEAEPVAARKQETSRAGNRLGLSVAVPTAEQKRKLKGSAALVVKEARGVAARAQLRTGDFVLAAVKAGEPVALGSTEQFNRFAAAVAPGESVSLLVRRGDAQSFVSLRAPLK; this comes from the coding sequence ATGACGTCGGCTGGATGGGCCCGGCAGGCTTGGTTCGTCTGCCTGCTATTGCTTGCCGCGCCCGCTGCGTTTGCCCGTGATTTGCCGGATCTCGCGGGGCTGGTGGAGAAATTCGGCCCGGCGGTAGTTAACGTCAGTACTGTCAGCACGCACCGCAGCCGCCGTGACGACGAGGAGATGCAGGACTTCCTGCGTCGCTTCGGTCCGCGTCACCCGCCGATTCCGCGCGATGAGGAGAGTGAATCGCTGGGTTCGGGCTTCATCATCTCGGCCGATGGCTACATTCTCACCAATGCGCATGTCATTGAGTCGGCGGACGAGATCGTGGTGCGCCTGGTGGACAAGCGTGAATTCCGCGCCCGGGTGATCGGGGCCGACAAGCGGACCGACGTCGCGGTCATCAAGATCGATGCCACCAACCTGCCAAGGGTGAACCTCGGGGATCCGAAGGCAATGCGGGTGGGAGACTGGGTGCTGGCGATTGGTTCGCCCTTTGGTTTCGAGCACTCGGTGACGGCGGGCATCGTCAGCGCCAAGGGACGTTCCTTGCCTGACGAAACGCTCGTGCCTTTCATCCAGACCGATGTCGCGATCAATCCGGGTAACTCGGGCGGCCCGCTTTTCAACATGAAGGGCGAGGTGATCGGGGTCAATTCGCAGATCTACAGCGAAACGGGCGGTTTCATGGGCCTGTCTTTCGCGATCCCCATCGACGTGGCAATCGATGTCCACAACCAGCTGCGCAGTACGGGCAAGGTGACCCGTGGTCGCGTCGGGGTGGTGATCCAGGAGGTGACGCGCGACGTCGCCGATAGTTTCGGCCTCAAGAATGCGGTAGGTGCGCTTGTCAGCTCGGTCGAGAAGGGCGGGCCCGCGGACAAGGCCGGCGTGCTGGTGGGCGACGTGATCCTGCGCTTTGAGGGCAAGGCGATCGAGGATTCGGTGGATCTGCCGCGGGTGGTGGGCGCGAGCAGGCCGGGAGCCAAAGCGGTCATGCAGATCTGGCGTCAAGGGGCTGCTCGCGATCTGTCCGTGGTGGTCGCGCAGTTGCCCGACGAGGATTCAGAGGCCGAGCCGGTGGCCGCACGCAAGCAGGAGACCAGCCGCGCCGGCAACCGCCTGGGGCTTTCGGTGGCGGTGCCGACGGCAGAGCAGAAGCGCAAGCTCAAGGGCTCGGCGGCGCTGGTCGTGAAGGAGGCGCGAGGTGTTGCGGCGCGCGCCCAGCTGCGGACGGGCGACTTCGTGCTGGCAGCTGTCAAGGCAGGTGAGCCGGTCGCGCTGGGGTCGACCGAACAGTTCAATCGTTTTGCGGCGGCGGTTGCGCCGGGGGAAAGCGTGTCGCTGCTTGTGCGGCGCGGCGATGCCCAGTCTTTCGTGAGCCTGCGGGCGCCGCTCAAATAG
- the rnc gene encoding ribonuclease III has protein sequence MTERSLQAALGHAFGHAGLLTQALTHRSFGTPHNERLEFVGDSVLNCVVARALFRQFPDLDEGSLSRLRAGLVKQDALHKLALGLELGGMLRLGDGELRSGGAQRPSILADALEALFGAIFTDAGFDAAAATVERLYAPLIAAIDPKRAGKDPKTELQEWLQARRHPLPKYELASVSGEAHAQVFEVHCLLATLSVQTVGHGASRRAAEQQAARAALDTIAQVCHD, from the coding sequence ATGACCGAGCGTAGCCTGCAGGCCGCGCTGGGGCACGCATTCGGCCACGCCGGTCTGTTGACGCAGGCTCTGACGCATCGCAGCTTCGGAACCCCGCACAACGAACGTCTGGAGTTCGTTGGCGACAGCGTGTTGAACTGCGTCGTCGCGCGCGCCCTGTTCCGTCAGTTTCCCGATCTGGATGAGGGCTCGCTGTCGCGACTGCGGGCCGGACTGGTCAAGCAGGATGCCTTGCACAAGCTCGCCTTGGGCCTCGAACTCGGTGGGATGCTGCGTCTCGGCGATGGCGAACTGCGCTCCGGTGGCGCACAGAGGCCCTCCATCCTGGCCGATGCGCTGGAAGCCCTTTTCGGCGCGATCTTTACAGATGCAGGGTTTGACGCGGCGGCGGCTACGGTGGAGCGACTTTACGCGCCATTGATCGCGGCCATCGATCCCAAGCGCGCGGGCAAAGACCCCAAAACGGAATTGCAGGAGTGGCTGCAGGCCCGCCGCCATCCGCTACCCAAATACGAGCTCGCCAGCGTCAGTGGCGAGGCGCATGCTCAGGTTTTCGAAGTGCATTGTCTGCTGGCCACCCTGTCGGTTCAGACTGTCGGTCACGGCGCTAGCCGCCGTGCCGCCGAGCAGCAAGCCGCACGCGCTGCGCTCGACACCATTGCGCAGGTTTGTCATGACTGA
- a CDS encoding DUF4845 domain-containing protein, with amino-acid sequence MLQRQRGISLIGTLIIAVLIIGAIIMAMRMVPVYNEYFAVKRALNVIATSSEAQSPEAIRGAFNRKASVEDISTIKGQDLSITKENGRYVIEAEWERRIDLVSNVSLVFSFRASSAASGGDN; translated from the coding sequence ATGCTCCAACGTCAGCGCGGCATCTCCCTTATCGGGACGTTGATCATCGCCGTTCTCATCATCGGCGCCATCATCATGGCGATGCGGATGGTGCCGGTTTACAACGAGTACTTTGCGGTGAAGCGGGCGCTCAATGTGATCGCGACCAGTAGCGAAGCTCAGAGCCCGGAAGCCATTCGCGGCGCGTTTAATCGCAAGGCCAGTGTCGAAGACATTTCGACCATCAAAGGCCAAGATCTCTCCATTACCAAGGAGAACGGTCGCTACGTAATCGAGGCGGAGTGGGAGCGTCGTATCGACTTGGTGTCCAACGTCAGCCTGGTTTTCAGCTTCCGGGCTTCGAGTGCTGCCAGTGGTGGTGACAACTGA